One part of the Ziziphus jujuba cultivar Dongzao chromosome 2, ASM3175591v1 genome encodes these proteins:
- the LOC107418173 gene encoding B3 domain-containing protein Os02g0598200 translates to MCSKEEACVQCIQNCLKFHGKKEESSPAVTSFFKILIGPKFSEVLFLPPKFARSMPELINQNAILEDSSGSQWEVTISNVDGFLAFQQGWNDFSLAHNLEVGYFLVFQYLMKSHLFVKIFDTSGCEKLDFSERSNQRKRKRDDGDTVKENPRHTNDRSKMNKQDSSSSPKSGSNAKISEGLNEVNNAEEAPSVSPNLSNGSNMSGRRKVESEPENIDDTFQMVYRDLGTQQGEDRCPVIDLSDFEMWNDKSGGVAPQHVDQSMRSQNEVSMTDNNPAAKDAACLSVPLDASNSEKVENCSNDMDRKVISDNDTCIDEASGHCSPVSSVKPQENVKSLRKFTKCQLAEGSDSEPLSGKNRGSLSQKVESSINDSCQSAKSKFTKTPSSSVGTQNYLSVKKELIENTSDACETHGESSKVKDEHQASSDKIVEENNDVDSDLEIKTETDDSVGIPPDSSDVPSVVATAGSEPFLELPACLPYTSIMGRSKMDRTVVVLRDPERRLWSVMYHETSSYCVLTSGWEAFTKANSVQPKDECVFVVENDSKGIYKVRIVRK, encoded by the exons ATGTGTAGCAAGGAAGAAGCTTGTGTACAATGCATACAAAATTGCTTGAAGTTTCATGGGAAGAAGGAAGAATCATCACCGGCTGTTACCTCTTTTTTCAAAATCCTGATCGGTCCGAAGTTTTCTGAAGTTTTG TTCTTGCCTCCTAAGTTTGCACGGTCTATGCCAGAATTGATTAATCAAAATGCTATTCTTGAGGATTCAAGTGGGAGTCAATGGGAAGTAACAATATCCAATGTTGATGGCTTCTTGGCTTTTCAACAGGGATGGAATGATTTCTCACTAGCCCATAATCTTGAAGTTGgatattttcttgtatttcaGTACCTAATGAAATCACATCTTTTTGTTAAGATCTTCGATACATCTGGGTGTGAAAAACTAGATTTTTCTGAGAGAAGCAATcaaaggaagaggaagagggaTGATGGAGATACTGTCAAAGAAAATCCACGCCACACAAATGATAGAAGTAAAATGAACAAACAGGATTCAAGCTCCTCACCCAAGTCTGGTTCAAATGCTAAAATAAGTGAAGGCCTGAACGAGGTGAATAATGCAGAAGAAGCACCAAGTGTCTCACCAAATCTTTCTAATGGTAGCAATATGAGTGGAAGGCGCAAAGTTGAGTCGGAACCTGAAAACATTGACGATACCTTCCAAATGGTCTATCGAGATTTGGGAACCCAACAAGGAGAGGACAGATGCCCTGTCATTGATTTGTCTGATTTTGAAATGTGGAACGATAAATCTGGTGGAGTTGCTCCTCAGCATGTTGATCAATCAATGAGATCTCAAAATGAGGTATCAATGACTGATAATAATCCTGCAGCTAAAGATGCAGCATGTTTGTCTGTGCCTTTAGATGCATCAAACTCTGAAAAGGTAGAGAACTGTTCTAATGACATGGACAGAAAGGTTATTTCTGATAATGATACTTGCATTGATGAGGCCTCCGGGCATTGCTCACCAGTATCTTCTGTAAAGCCCCAAGAAAACGTCAAGAGCCTTAGAAAATTTACCAAATGCCAGCTTGCTGAGGGATCAG ATTCGGAACCACTATCCGGTAAGAATCGGGGTTCATTATCCCAAAAGGTAGAGAGTTCGATCAATGACAGTTGTCAGAGTGCCAAGTCGAAGTTTACTAAGACTCCTTCCTCTTCTGTTGGAACCCAAAATTATCTATCTG TTAAGAAAGAGCTGATAGAGAATACATCAGATGCATGTGAAACACACG GTGAATCGTCAAAGGTCAAAGATGAGCATCAAGCGAGTTCTGATAAGATTGTAGAAGAGAATAATGATGTGGACTCTGACTTGGAGATAAAAACTGAAACTGATGATTCAGTTGGAATTCCTCCAGATTCATCTGATGTCCCCTCTGTGGTGGCCACAGCAGGCAGTGAACCTTTCTTG GAGTTGCCAGCATGCTTGCCCTATACCTCTATCATGGGGAGGTCGAAAATGGATAGAACGGTGGTGGTCCTTAGAGATCCAGAGAGGAGATTGTGGTCAGTCATGTACCATGAGACTTCTAGCTACTGTGTATTAACGTCTGGTTGGGAAGCATTCACCAAGGCAAATAGCGTTCAACCCAAAGATGAGTGTGTTTTTGTCGTTGAAAATGACTCCAAGGGCATATATAAGGTCCGCATAGTTCGAAAGTAA
- the LOC107418165 gene encoding E3 ubiquitin-protein ligase AIRP2 isoform X1 gives MLGYYQQLPARPSYRDSLKILEADIQHANMLAASIPIGKAGTSLQMKLVYSDLAPILLLFLQWMDCSCSCLLSDYLNLFHVVVYKVRSDGRPNISSYGRKATISQFYTVILPSLQHLHGDSLELDVTQEKIHELEMVVGKRYEDDKKLSNLDLEREDECGICLEPCTKMVLPNCCHAMCIHCYHDWNTRSESCPFCRGSLRRVNSGDLWVLTCGRDVVDTETVLEEDILRLYLFINSLPKDIPDALFIVYYEYLF, from the exons atgttgggtTATTATCAGCAACTCCCTGCTAGACCGTCTTACCGAGACTCCCTAAAGATTCTTGAGGCTGATATTCAGCATGCCAATATGCT GGCAGCCTCTATCCCAATAGGCAAAGCTGGTACCTCTCTTCAAATGAAATTGGTTTACAGTGACCTTGCACCCATTTTACTGCTTTTTCTACAGTGGATGGATTGCTCGTGTTCATGTTTACTTTCAGATTATTTAAACCTTTTCCATGTAGTTGTATATAAG GTTCGGTCAGATGGGAGGCCAAATATCTCTTCATATGGAAGAAAAGCGACCATCAGTCAATTTTACA CTGTTATATTGCCATCACTTCAGCATCTCCATGGCGATTCATTAGAGCTGGATGTCACTCAAGAGAAAATTCACGAATTGGAAATGGTTGTAGGCAAAAGATACGAGGATGATAAGAAGCTTTCAAATTTGGATTTGGAGAGAGAAGATGAATGTGGGATTTGCTTAGAGCCCTGTACCAAAATGGTTTTGCCAAATTGCTGTCATGCCATGTGCATCCATTGCTACCATGACTG GAACACAAGGTCAGAATCCTGCCCATTTTGCAGGGGAAGTTTAAGGAGAGTAAATTCAGGAGATTTGTGGGTCTTAACCTGTGGCCGCGATGTGGTCGACACCGAAACTGTGTTGGAGGAGGATATACTGCGGTTGTATCTTTTCATAAACAGTCTGCCTAAGGATATTCCAGATGCTCTTTTCATAGTGTATTATGAATATTTATTCTAA
- the LOC107418165 gene encoding E3 ubiquitin-protein ligase AIRP2 isoform X2 has translation MKLVYSDLAPILLLFLQWMDCSCSCLLSDYLNLFHVVVYKVRSDGRPNISSYGRKATISQFYTVILPSLQHLHGDSLELDVTQEKIHELEMVVGKRYEDDKKLSNLDLEREDECGICLEPCTKMVLPNCCHAMCIHCYHDWNTRSESCPFCRGSLRRVNSGDLWVLTCGRDVVDTETVLEEDILRLYLFINSLPKDIPDALFIVYYEYLF, from the exons ATGAAATTGGTTTACAGTGACCTTGCACCCATTTTACTGCTTTTTCTACAGTGGATGGATTGCTCGTGTTCATGTTTACTTTCAGATTATTTAAACCTTTTCCATGTAGTTGTATATAAG GTTCGGTCAGATGGGAGGCCAAATATCTCTTCATATGGAAGAAAAGCGACCATCAGTCAATTTTACA CTGTTATATTGCCATCACTTCAGCATCTCCATGGCGATTCATTAGAGCTGGATGTCACTCAAGAGAAAATTCACGAATTGGAAATGGTTGTAGGCAAAAGATACGAGGATGATAAGAAGCTTTCAAATTTGGATTTGGAGAGAGAAGATGAATGTGGGATTTGCTTAGAGCCCTGTACCAAAATGGTTTTGCCAAATTGCTGTCATGCCATGTGCATCCATTGCTACCATGACTG GAACACAAGGTCAGAATCCTGCCCATTTTGCAGGGGAAGTTTAAGGAGAGTAAATTCAGGAGATTTGTGGGTCTTAACCTGTGGCCGCGATGTGGTCGACACCGAAACTGTGTTGGAGGAGGATATACTGCGGTTGTATCTTTTCATAAACAGTCTGCCTAAGGATATTCCAGATGCTCTTTTCATAGTGTATTATGAATATTTATTCTAA